Part of the Triticum urartu cultivar G1812 chromosome 2, Tu2.1, whole genome shotgun sequence genome, GCCTGTTGTAATGTGCTCGTGGCATTTCTCGCCTTCTACTGGTAGTAACAGGCGGGCATTTCTTTGGCCCTATAGACCCATGGTGAAGGTGAGGTGAGAGCCGTCCGGTTTTAAAGGGCTCCAGCAAGAAATGACCTGCTATGTTGGAAAATGGGCGGAAAGGGGAGAAGTTCGATAGGAAAAGGGAAGGGTGTGTTATGGGGTCAGGTTTTTACGTAAGGTCCATGTGTTGAAGATAACATGACGGATAGGTCGGACAACCACATTTCTCCACCACATATGGTCTGGATTTGAGGGAACCCGAACTGTTCTGACGGTTGAAATTTAGGGAGGCTGCTAGGCACCCGTACATGCCCGGACATACGAGAAAGAAATGAGCTTCAATCTTATAGCAGTCTTAATAATTTGTTTTTGATTCATTTATATGCATTGTAGACCGTAGCAATGCATAGTGGTTGTACTAATAAGCTAAGCGGGCGACTGTTGGAAATAACTCATTTGGTACTACAAAATTATACGTACGCATCTTCCGGTAGAGGCGACCTGTGATGAGGTGACGGACAACGGCCAGTACAAGTACATTCGGCTTGATGATTGGTTTCTGAGATTACATTCCTCTTGTTTAGCAGATGAGGGAGAGTGGTTCCATTCCATCAAACCGCCCTTCGGGACCATTCAAAAGATAACACAAGTACAATTTGGCAGGGAATCAAACCGGATTAACAATACGCGCAATCGATCTACTAGCTAGCTACCAAACATGTACTCTCACCCGGACACTATTCAACAGTTATGGCGCACACCAGCACAGGTACGCCGGCCATCGCCGGATTAAAAGACCGCTCCCGACCGGCCGGGGCCTCCAGCTTCTAGAAGCGCTACTCCTAAGTAAATTCTTGAGCTCTCACCATAAGACTTGCAGACAGCAATGCGCCAACATCATCTGGCGGCTACCTTAGCTGGGCAAAGCAGCGGTTTTTCAATTTCCGCTGGCCCAGGCCGGCCGTACTGCGGGCAAGGCGGGGGCACTCTGTTCTGACGCGGCCGCGGATGGAGCGCCGGTTGGCCCAAGAAAGGCGGCGAGTAATTGTTGGCGGCAAGCGGGTCTTTCCCGATGCAGCCAACCCGCGGCCTCCGCTGCTGTCGCCATTGTGATGAAGAGAACGGAATAATCTACGCAACTAGTACTGGGCCTGAGATCGGGCTGTGCCGCCGTGGGTCACGGCGACGAACAGTCGCCGAGCATGCTGACAAAACTGTTtgcttttttttttttttgcgtgtagacttttctatttttttttgaGTAAAAGAGCTTTATTGCTAACTAATCAGGCATACAATCACGATACAACGTGTTCGTTAGGAATACTTGAATGCAATTAAGCCATAAGCATCTCCCCCTAACACCTGTCGCCTGCGTCGCACATAAGTGAGCCGCCTCATTAGCGTCTCTTCGTGCGAATATTAGCCTAAAACTTTAAGTGTGCACTCAGTTCTTTAATCTCATGAAGGACACCAGCAATCTCAGCATGATCAAAATCTTTTGTCTCCCACAGCTTTATGATTGCTTGAGCGTCGCTCTCAACGACAACTCTATGGAAGCCTCTTTCCAGGGCCATTAGCACCCCATCTCGAATCGCATCCGCTTCCATTGCCATCGAGCTTGCTGCAAACTCATACCAGAGGCCTGTGCATGTAGGAGATTGCCAAAACTATCACGGATCGCCAGCCCGGAAGATCCTTGATTCATATTCTCATCAAAGGAGGCATCAACATTCACCTTGATCACTCCATTTTCAGGTGGTGACCATTTAGCTTTCATCTTCGACGCCTTAACTATGGTTTCTTTTCCTGCCACAACCAAATGCATCATTATATCAGTAACCCATTTGATAGATTACGCTATGGTACGTCCAGTCTCCCCATGTTTTCTTGCGTTTCGCTTAGTCCATATTGCCCACGCACCACAACAAATAATGCAAGCATCTGCCTGAGAAACCTTGGTTCCATCAACAAGATCAAGTGTCCATGAGTGCGGATGAAGTTTGGGAATTTTAATGACAGTTAGACTTTTCATCTCGTCCCAGAACCTCCGAGCCCAAGTGTAATAAAAAATTGCATGCATCGAAGTTTCAGGCTGCCCACAACTTTCACAGAAATCAATTTCCTCCATATGTCTATGCTTCAGCACTGCACGACAGGGAATGAAATCATGACAAATACGCCACCAGAAATTCTTAACCTTCGGAGGAACTTCAAGTCGCCACATTTTCTTCCATGCTTTTGCTTGACTACTGCTGGAACTCGGCTGGATTCTTTGATGACATTTAGCTACTAGCTCTCTGTATGCTGACTGTACTGTGAAATTCCCATTCTTTTCAAAGTGCCACGCCCATGAGTCCCCAGTGAAGCGACCGAGGGTGATCTTGTAGATTGCGCTCATATCGGGTTCAACAAAATGTAATTTTATCACATTGATATCCCATTCCCCACTGTCTTTATTTGTCAATTCTTGTACTCTGTTCACGGCTGCACCTGGGAGCTTCACAATAGGTTTGAAACCATAATTAGATGGAATCCATGGATCATCCCAAGGACGAATAGAAGAGCCATCTCCAACCCTCTTCACCAATCTTAGTTTTAGTGCCTCTCTACCATGGAGTATTTCCCTCCAAATATGTGATGACCCTCTCTTGTTCTTGGCTAACATAAAGTCATGATCATGAAAATACTTACCCTTAAGAACTCTAGCACACAACGATTCCGGTATGGTAATCAACCTCCAGCCCTGTTTTGCAAGCATAGCCTGATTGAACATTTCAAAATCCCTAAAGCCCATGCCTCCATCTCCTTTTGGTATAGCTACATCTCTCCATTTTTTTCCAATGTAGCTTCCTTCGATTTTCATTTCCACCCCAGAAGAATCAAACAACTATATCAATCAACTTCTTACATAGTTTTTTGGACAACCTGAAACAACTCATGGAATATGTGGGAATTGCCTGACAAGCCGCTTTGATCAAAATTTCCCTTGCCGCGGTGCTTGAAAGTTTGGGAACGTACCCATTTACTAGTTTGCGGATACTAGTGGCAATGTGTTCAAATTGAATATCGGATGAGCATGGCCGTTGGCAGCCCCAAATACTTCTCAACTAGAGCTTCCGTCTCAATCTCAGTTTGCTCAGGACCACCGCTTTCATCTCGGCGGAACAATTGGCGCTGAAGAATACGGCAGACTTCGCCCGGTTCACCATTTGGCCTGAAGCTCGTCGATAGACCTCCAAAGTGTTATGCAATCTGGTAGCTGCCTCAAAAGAGGCCCATGTAAAGACCAGACAATCATCTGCAAACAACAAGTGTGACACCCATGGAGCATGTATTCCAACTCTAACACCACGGGATAGCTGGTCCGGGCCACGGAATTTCAACAAATTGCTCATCTTCCGCACATATGAGAAATAGAAATGGTGAGATGGGATCAGCCTGCCTGATGGCTTTGGTAGGTCTGAAAGATTCTAAGAATTTCCCATTAACTCGAATTGAAAAGGACACAGTCTGAACGCATACCATTACCCGGTCAATCCACTCAGCAGCAAACCCAAGTTTCTCCATCATCGCACGCAAGTATGCCCATTCCACCCTATCATACGCCTTAGCCATATCAAGCTTCACTGCCATATCTCCAGACTTTCCCTTCTTTTTCTTAAGATAATGGATGTACTTTTCTGTTTGCTTTGGCGGTCGAATCGCAGAACACGGTGCAGTGCAAGTGGGCGGGAACTGCAAGCCGACGATTCAATCTTTCTTCTTTACGAGAAAACTTTCGATCATCTTCAATCAGACAGTACACTGAAcgtcagaaataataaaaattatatttagatccgtagaccacctagcgacgactacaagtaCTAAAGCGAGCCAAAGACATGTCGCTTTCATCGCCCTCCCTCGCCGGCGTCGggcaaaacttgttgtagtaTACAGTCGGGAAGTCATCGTGCTAAGGCCTCATAGGACCAGCGCAACACTACATCAACCGCCGCCGATAAAGAGTAGCATAGATTAAAACGATCCAACCTGAAGACACACGAAGGTAGACAAACTACGACCAGAATCGAGCAAATTCACCAAGGACAGATCCGTCGAAGACACACCCCACACACCCACCGACGATGCTAGACACACAACCAAGGCGAGGGTTAGGCGGAAAGAAAATTATTCCCAACTTCACAGAGCCGCCGCCATCTCATCTTCCAGAGCAAAACACAAACCCTAATAATACTCGAAGGGACATCCAAAAACAGAACCCTCCCACCGGCAAGGGTTAGGATCCACCGTGCCGCCATGGTCCTAGGGCCGTTGGAGAACAGGCGGAACGACGGTGGAGTCGACGGGAGACAAAGGAACCCTAGACTTTTCTTCACCGTCGACGGGAGGCAGTGGAACCATAAACTTTTCTTAGGGAGGAAGGCGTTTATTTCATCTATGCTTGTAAACGATCTTGCCTTTTTTTTCTATGGAGCTTGACGAATCAGTATATATATTAGGAAGAACAAATCTTAGTAGGAGCAATCCTTGCACATATAGGAATAAGTTCTTCAATTCAAAATCATACAAACTCGCTTGATGCATATGTGACTGTGCTACTTCGCACACATAATACAGGTGTGTATACCGTGGACATAGATAAACGACTAGAGAAGCTATGTATAGCACACTAGGATACTTTCTCATAATGCTGGAATCGATAACAGTAGGTACGGTGGTGGCACATGGGTGGGTTACGTGCTGATCTAACGGCCAGGGTGGTTGCGATGCATGCATTGGACGTACGACTGCCGGGCACcccgatccacatgcatgcacaTGCATCAGAGCGACATCTTCCGGGGCTTGACGGTGGCCAGCAGAGGCTGGTTCATCACCACCGTGAACTCCACCTTATCCTTGAAGTCGACCGCCGGCTGCGACGGGTGCGCGCGCCACTCGAACTCCTGCAGCATCCGCGCCACCATGAGCGCGATGTGCGTCGTCCCCATGGCCAAGCCCGGGCAgatccgccgccccgccccgaaCGGTATCATCCGGATGCCCGCGGACCCTGTCATGTCCGCGGTCTCGCCGCCGGTTAGGAACCTATCCGGGTCGAACTCCGTCGGCCGGTCCCACAGCTTAGGGTCCTCCGAGATGGTCGGGAGGAAGATGTCCAGGTTCGCGTCCGTGGGCACGTCGTAGCCGGCGAGCTTGCTCCCAGGTTTGACGGCGGCGTGGGTGAGCGAAAAGTAGGTGGGCGGGTGCTTCCGGAGGAGCTCCTTGACGAAGGCCTGGAGGTAGGGCATGCTCTCGATGTCCTTGTCGTCGATTGCCCGGGCGTGGCCGACTTGCTGCATGATCTCCTCGTGGAGCCGGACCTGGATGGACGGGTTGTCCACGATGCGCGCCATGGCCCACTCAATGGCGGTGGCCGTGGTGTCGGTGCCACCGTTGATCAGCTCCGCGCAGAGCGTGACCAGCTCCTCGTCTGCGCCTTGGCGGCCCTCGATGTGGAGGTCCAGCAGCGAGTCGAGGTACGAGAAGGGCGCGGCGACGTTGGGATCTGGCGGCGAGCTCTGCATGTCGCGGAGGATGGCGCGGCGGCGGTTGATGAGCGGGAGGAGCGTGTCGACCTGCTCCCGGCGAACGGCGAGCGCCCGGCGCTGCTTCCGCCAGAAGAAGGGGCGGAGGAACGGGAGGTAGTCATCCATGCGCACGCCGACGGCGAGCAGCACGCGCTTCAGGACGGCGTCGATGTGCACGATGTGCTCCTCGTCCAGGTCGAGCAGGCCGAAGGTCATATCGAGCAGGATGCAGAACACCGCGAAGCGCGCGTTGCGGAGCACCCACACGGAGGCCCCGTCGGCGGACGCAGCGGCGTCGGCGCGCATGCGTGCCACGAAGCGGTCCATGGCTCGAAGCCTCGCCGGGCGGAACTCCCGGAGACGCGACGTGCTCAGCATCCCGGACACCATGTTCCGACGCAACGACCGCCACTCGGGGCCGTACACCGCGGAGTTGACGGTGAACTTGTTGGAGGAGAAGATGTTGCGCGTGGTGTTCTCGGCGGGGCGGCTGGCGAACTCGGCGCCCTTCTCGACGAGCGCCTCGTGCACGAGCTCGGCGCTGCTGATGACGACGAGCGTGCGCACGCCCATCCGCAGCGTCAGGATGGGTCCGTACTCACGCCGCAGGTCGCGGATGTAGTGGATGAAGAGCTTCCCGGAGAAGGCGACCTGGAAGAGGTTCCCGACGATGGGCCACCCGGGCGGGCCGGGTGGGAGCCTCAGCCCCCGGTACTTCCGGTTGTACCTCGCCACAGCGACGGCCACCACTATGGCCGCGGTGGCCACGGCGGCCGTGAAGGCTAGGCTCATCGAGTCCCCAGGCATTGCGCCGAGAAGGTTGGCAGTGGCACGCGCCGGTTGTTGCTGTTGTCGTTGCATGGACATGGGCGCGATAAATGAAGTGCTGTACGAGATGGAGAGGCGTAGTGCGTGGCTATGAGTAGTAGATTTGAGTTTGTAGCAGATATTATAGGGAGAGAAGAGGCCTAGTGCGTGGCCGGAGAGAGGACCCGAGTAAATGCGAGGTGGCAAATGTCGTTGGAGAATTCAATGACCTCATGAGGCGATTGGGCGCCTAGCTAGCTTGACTCGAGGAGACTCAGTTGCTCGGTGCCGCGTCGCGATGCTGCAGTGCTCAGTTGCTCACACATGCACTCAACTTCCTCCGTTCATAAATATAAAATCACTTTAGCTAAATGCAGGTCGCCTGAATTTCAAGTTTCGGTCACTCAATTTTTGTTGCCGTTGATTGCTGCTCCAAGATTCCTTTCGGTTTTACTTTTCTGTTGTGTGTTCTGTCCTATTTTTTTTGAACAGTTTTgttaaagcacatctagatgtgccataagtatcGCACATCTAAATTctatgtcattgatcttacgtcaagatttgtgtaaatatttttttctttctttatatttgattcactcacttagatgtgcaataagtATCGCACATCTAAATTctatgtcattgatcttacgTCAAGATTCGTGTagatattttttttctttttttttatatttgattcactcacttagatgtgcaataactaaagcacatctagatgtgcgcTAGACACACCTTTTTTGAATTTGGGCTCGCATTGTTTGACTTACTCGGTTTTGTGGGGCAGGAGATGTTAATGGGCTTGTAGCCCGTTACTTGTGGCCCTGTTGTCATCTGTTATTCCATCCCACACCGGCAGTTTCTGTCCATTTTTATCTTTCTTTGCTTTGTTTTATCACTTCCCACTTTGATTTTCATGGGAAAACCATAAGGTTTATGTAGGTTACTTTCTTCTTTGTTTTTATCATTCCTATGAGATTTTCATAGCTTAGTAATTTCTGTACTTTTGATTTAGTCAGTAAACTCTTTTGTAGCTGGCATTGTCTAAGCTTTGCATATATTAATCCCTATACTAGATGTCCAGCTTGTGCAGGGAGGAACAAACTATTTTAGGCTTGGGCAAAGAGACCCAAGATGATGTCAGCCCTCTTTTGAATTCAAATTTCATTTATTCTGATTTTGCTTTAGTTAttatttccttttctttctttttgaaGTGTAGTATCAATGCTACTAATTCACTCTTCATTATAAAAATTCATTCATTTTTGTTTTTTTAGTTCTTTTTTTCAAGGTAATAGCAGTGCCACTAATTTATTATTTTTTACATTTTTTTGGTGAAAAATCCACTATTATATGTTCATACCTGTATATTATAAAAATGCGCAATTTTTGAGTAAACTGTGTGCAAATTTTGTCACTGGTTGGTTTAATTCTTTTATATTTTCTTTATTTTTGAAGTGTAATACCAATGTACTAATACAATTTTCTTAGAAAATGTACCCACGTAAGCTACAATACGTGTGTAAATTATACTAGAGTGTGAAGTTTAAACTATTATACGTTCATTCTTTTCGTATTTCAAAAGGTGCAATTTTAGTGCAAGGTTGTGCATAAGTTTTTGTTGTTCTTATTTTTAGTTTCTTTCTTCTGAAAAGGTAATCAGTGACACAAATTCATTTGTCCTTATAAAACCTCGCTAGTTGgattttgttttgatttatttttcattttatttCTTCTTTAAGGGTACtaccaatgccactaattcattctaccttataaaacttcattatatttgattttgatataaaaaggTGTAATTTCTATGTAAATTGTGTGCAAATGTTGTCAATATTTGATTTAATTTCTTATAGTTATTTTCTTTTTAAGGGTAATATCAATGCCACTAAAAAAATCCTTCTTAGACAacattttttgtatttttttacTATTATATGCTTATTCTTGCATATTATGGAAAAACACAATTTTCTATGTAATATTATGTGCAAGTTTTGTCCCTATTAGTTTATTTTCTATACTTCTTTCTTCTTTAAGGTAATAGCAATACGTCTAATTCATTATTCAGTAGAAAACTTTTATTATTTTAAATTGTTTAGTTTTATTCCTTCTTTAAGGTAATATTAATGCCACTAATTTTTTTCCTTTGTAAAACTTCATTATAttgatttagttttagttttaatTCAATTTATTTCTTCTTTGAGGGTATTAACATTGCCACTAATTCATTCCTCTTAGAAAACTTATTTTTCAAAAATGCCACAATTATATGTTTATACTTGCATATTATAAAAGTGTGCAATTTCTGTGTAAATTGTGTGCAAATTTTCTCATTAATTGTTTCAGTATTTTTACATTTTATTTCTTATTGAAGGTTAATACCGGTGTCACTACTTCATTCTTTCTAAGAAAATGTATACACATAAGTACTATACAATATGTGTATAAATTGTACCAGAATGCAAAGATTGCACTATTATATGCTTATCATTTTTGTATTACAAAGGTGCAATTGTAATGCAAGGTTGTGTGCGAGTTTTccatttttattttctttcttcgtCGAGGGTAATAGtaatgccactaattcattcttccTTGTAATACTTTGTTATCTCTTTTTTAGAGGTAATACCAACGACATTAATTCATTGTTCCTTATAAAAATTtattattttgatttttttagtttttagtaatttttctttttttatttaaGCGTAATACCAATGCCACCAGCTCATACCTTTTTAGAAATCTTCATTTTTGTGAAACTTTCACCGTTATATGCTTATT contains:
- the LOC125538006 gene encoding cytochrome P450 77A4-like, producing the protein MSMQRQQQQPARATANLLGAMPGDSMSLAFTAAVATAAIVVAVAVARYNRKYRGLRLPPGPPGWPIVGNLFQVAFSGKLFIHYIRDLRREYGPILTLRMGVRTLVVISSAELVHEALVEKGAEFASRPAENTTRNIFSSNKFTVNSAVYGPEWRSLRRNMVSGMLSTSRLREFRPARLRAMDRFVARMRADAAASADGASVWVLRNARFAVFCILLDMTFGLLDLDEEHIVHIDAVLKRVLLAVGVRMDDYLPFLRPFFWRKQRRALAVRREQVDTLLPLINRRRAILRDMQSSPPDPNVAAPFSYLDSLLDLHIEGRQGADEELVTLCAELINGGTDTTATAIEWAMARIVDNPSIQVRLHEEIMQQVGHARAIDDKDIESMPYLQAFVKELLRKHPPTYFSLTHAAVKPGSKLAGYDVPTDANLDIFLPTISEDPKLWDRPTEFDPDRFLTGGETADMTGSAGIRMIPFGAGRRICPGLAMGTTHIALMVARMLQEFEWRAHPSQPAVDFKDKVEFTVVMNQPLLATVKPRKMSL